A single region of the Streptomyces virginiae genome encodes:
- a CDS encoding phosphotransferase family protein: protein MATAPRPRTSTREPEELGRRLAAWLDVRLPGARVTNVSVPGSNGMSSETLLFDIEHPDTPLRACALRLAADPAAYTVFPTYDMPRQHRVMSLVGKHTDVPVPRVQWLEADPGPLGAPFFVMARAEGRVPPDVMPYTYEGNWLHAATDAERAALQEESISLLARLHDQFPSKEAEFLLPDGEGTPLRRHVDAQRAYYSWVVGGLAPSPLIERAFARLEELWPQDEGPAVLNWGDARIGNVIYDGFTPVAVLDWEMAAYAPREVDLGWTVYLHRFFQDLTVGFGQPGLPDFLRREDLERRYAELTGHTPRDMEFHTLYAALRHGIVMLRIAYRQAHFGEVEVPADPDSLILHHATLAAMVQGAYW, encoded by the coding sequence ATGGCCACCGCACCACGTCCGCGCACCTCCACTCGGGAGCCCGAGGAACTCGGTCGGCGCCTCGCCGCCTGGCTGGACGTCAGGCTCCCCGGCGCGCGGGTCACGAACGTCTCCGTCCCCGGATCCAACGGGATGTCCAGCGAGACCCTGCTCTTCGACATAGAGCACCCCGACACCCCGCTGCGGGCCTGCGCGCTGCGCCTCGCCGCCGACCCGGCCGCCTACACCGTCTTCCCCACGTACGACATGCCGCGCCAGCACCGCGTGATGAGCCTGGTCGGCAAGCACACGGACGTGCCCGTCCCGCGGGTGCAGTGGCTGGAGGCGGATCCGGGGCCGCTCGGGGCGCCGTTCTTCGTGATGGCCCGCGCGGAGGGGCGGGTCCCGCCCGATGTCATGCCCTACACCTACGAGGGCAACTGGCTGCACGCCGCCACCGACGCCGAGCGTGCCGCCCTCCAGGAGGAGAGCATCTCGTTGCTGGCCCGGCTGCACGACCAATTCCCGTCGAAGGAAGCCGAGTTCCTCCTTCCCGACGGCGAGGGCACCCCGCTGCGTCGGCACGTGGACGCCCAACGCGCCTACTACTCCTGGGTGGTGGGCGGTCTCGCCCCGTCCCCGCTCATCGAGCGGGCGTTCGCCCGGCTGGAGGAACTGTGGCCGCAGGACGAGGGTCCCGCCGTCCTGAACTGGGGCGACGCCCGGATCGGCAACGTCATCTACGACGGGTTCACGCCGGTGGCCGTCCTGGACTGGGAGATGGCGGCGTACGCCCCGCGCGAGGTGGACCTCGGCTGGACCGTCTACCTGCACCGGTTCTTCCAGGACCTCACGGTCGGCTTCGGCCAGCCCGGGCTGCCGGACTTCCTGCGCCGTGAGGACCTGGAGCGCCGCTACGCCGAACTCACCGGCCACACCCCGCGGGACATGGAGTTCCACACCCTCTACGCGGCCCTGCGGCACGGGATCGTCATGCTGCGCATCGCCTACCGGCAGGCCCACTTCGGCGAGGTCGAGGTCCCGGCGGACCCGGACAGCCTGATCCTGCACCATGCCACTCTGGCCGCCATGGTGCAGGGGGCGTACTGGTAG